A window from Telopea speciosissima isolate NSW1024214 ecotype Mountain lineage chromosome 8, Tspe_v1, whole genome shotgun sequence encodes these proteins:
- the LOC122672677 gene encoding chloroplast sensor kinase, chloroplastic, translating to MMFSAITAGATLTGHSIHRNAIRCCPFNNQNPCLLLYFQNHTSSRRHASPQKHFAVTRNENETETFHLVTDSGSSEGGEKEDLVPSASALAAAIRNASTSPVEFEQRIKGDGKNGLVLPSPDFQNLCMEQLNLFQRIIHPDAVLSVYVRPAGSYVMDQLELRRVILYPRISIPDRADVIVLIGNFGIPTGSRAAEATLSNRQVEIIPECRALVFPMVKHPFVVGFLVAELPMMDFGNCRDSDTERQDISLGSSLEEACGLPPCSGRKMWEIQTFKEDSSKTDHKFTAEQISSAINISRSLACAYVMDQKGTLLQQSSWQNNVRMSNLVEQIRGPLSSIRTLSKMLSIHMKRSEISYDIVEDILVQGDHMRDTLQQLQDAVYLTKANVVRYNEETLRRIHNSTYPRPESVRSRLPESNGENHGDSEQKSGPTLPRSASGKDLEMPMPPLALAALQQHNIRPCNVSDMLEDLVAAARPLAHKQKRTVELSEFPQSFQVSVEESDLRQALSNLIEGALLRTHVGGKVQIVSMGAPAGGALVVIDDDGPDMHYMTQMHSLTPFGVDLFSEGMIEDNRTWNFVAGLAVAREILESYGCVVRVISPRTPDAALGAGGTRIELWLPSHPDASGPNSATQTA from the exons ATGATGTTCTCTGCGATTACCGCCGGAGCTACTCTAACTGGCCATAGCATCCATCGGAACGCTATCCGTTGTTGCCCCTTCAACAACCAAAATCCTTGCCTTCTCCTATACTTCCAGAACCACACTTCTTCCCGAAGACATGCTTCCCCGCAGAAGCATTTTGCCGTCaccagaaatgaaaatgaaactGAAACCTTTCATCTCGTCACCGACTCTGGTTCCAGTGAAGGTGGAGAGAAAGAGGATTTGGTCCCTTCAGCCTCCGCTCTCGCAGCGGCTATACGCAATGCTTCAACCTCTCCTGTTGAATTCGAGCAGAGGATCAAGGGagatggaaagaatgggttGGTCTTGCCAAGTCCCGATTTTCAGAACCTCTGTATGGAGCAGTTGAACCTTTTCCAGAGAATTATCCATCCGGACGCTGTGCTATCG GTATACGTAAGACCAGCTGGTAGTTATGTCATGGACCAATTGGAACTTCGGCGAGTTATTTTGTATCCCAGAATCAGTATTCCTGACAGAGCTGATGTTATTGTGTTAATTGGTAATTTTGGAATTCCAACGGGCTCACGAGCAGCAGAAGCCACACTTTCAAATCGGCAA GTGGAAATTATTCCCGAGTGTAGGGCTTTAGTCTTCCCTATGGTTAAGCACCCATTTGTTGTGGGATTTTTGGTTGCTGAGCTTCCAATGATGGACTTTGGAAATTGTAGAGATTCTGACACTGAAAGGCAGGATATATCACTTGGATCATCTCTTGAAGAAGCTTGTGGACTACCTCCATGTTCTGGTAGAAAAATGTGGGAAATCCAGACTTTTAAGGAGGATTCATCGAAAACAGATCACAAGTTCACTGCTGAACAGATTTCAAGTGCTATTAACATTTCTCGCTCTTTGGCCTGTGCTTATGTTATGGATCAG AAAGGAACTCTACTGCAGCAATCATCTTGGCAAAATAATGTCAGAATGAGTAATCTTGTTGAACAA ATAAGAGGTCCCCTTTCTAGCATCAGGACTTTGAGCAAAATGTTATCTATTCATATGAAGAGAAGCGAG ATCTCTTATGATATTGTTGAAGACATATTGGTGCAAGGTGATCATATGAGAGATACTTTGCAACAGCTTCAGGATGCGGTCTACCTCACAAAG GCTAATGTTGTTCGTTATAATGAAGAAACATTGAGGAGGATTCATAACTCAACATATCCTCGTCCAGAATCAGTGAGATCAAGATTACCGGAGAGCAATGGGGAAAATCATGGTGATAGCGAGCAAAAATCAGGTCCAACACTTCCTCGAAGTGCTTCAGGGAAAGACTTAGAGATGCCTATGCCGCCTCTTGCCCTCGCAGCACTTCAACAACACAATATCAG ACCTTGCAATGTGTCTGATATGCTGGAAGATCTGGTTGCGGCTGCAAGACCTTTAGCTCATAAGCAGAAACGCACAGTGGAACTAAGTGAATTTCCACAATCCTTTCAAGTTTCTGTAGAAGAATCTGATTTGCGCCAGGCACTGAGCAACCTGATCGAGGGTGCACTGTTACGTACGCATGTTGGTGGCAAGGTTCAGATTGTATCTATGGGAGCACCAGCTGGTGGTGCTCTTGTTGTAATAGATGATGATGGCCCTGACATGCACTACATG ACACAGATGCATTCCCTCACACCATTTGGAGTAGATCTCTTCTCCGAAGGTATGATAGAAGATAACAGGACATGGAACTTTGTTGCTGGTCTGGCTGTTGCTCGTGAAATACTGGAGAGTTATGGTTGTGTTGTTCGTGTCATATCACCCCGGACCCCAGATGCTGCCCTTGGGGCAGGTGGAACTCGTATAGAGCTCTGGTTGCCTTCACATCCAGATGCATCTGGCCCAAACAGTGCAACTCAAACAGCATAG